The genomic segment CAAGGCCATTGCCCAGCAGACCCACCAGAAAGCCGTGTTGATGGCAAAGGGTCTGGAGAAGCTCGGCTTCGTCATCGAACCCGAAACCTTCTTCGACACCATCACCGTCGATGTTGGCCACATGCAGGCATTGATCCTGCGCGCAGCTGTCGCCGAAGGTGTGAACTTGCGCAAGGTCGGCTCGACGAAAATCGGCATGAGCCTGGATGAGCGCACGCGTCCGGCAACGCTGGAATCGGTCTGGCGTGCCTTTGGTGGCAACTTCTCGATTTCGGACTTCGAACCGGATTATCGATTGCCCAAAAACCTATTGCGCACAACGCAATACATGACGCACCCGATATTCCACATGAACCGCGCCGAGAGCGAGATGACCCGCTATATCCGCCGTCTTTCGGACCGCGATCTGGCGCTCGACCGTTCCATGATCCCGCTCGGTTCCTGCACCATGAAGCTGAACGCGACAGCCGAAATGCTGCCGATCACATGGCCGGAATTTTCTGATATCCATCCATTTGTGCCAGCCGATCAGGCACTGGGTTACAAGGAGATGATTGACGATCTTTCCACTAAGCTCTGCCAGGTCACCGGCTACGATGCCTTTTCCATGCAGCCGAATTCCGGTGCGCAGGGCGAATATGCGGGTCTGCTGACCATCCGCAACTATCACCTCGCGCGCGGCGATGCACATCGCGACGTTTGCCTCATCCCAACCTCTGCACACGGCACCAACCCTGCTTCTGCGCAGATGGTCGGCATGCGCGTGGTGCCTGTGAAGGTGAGAGAAAACGGTGACATCGATATCGAAGATTTCCGTGCGAAAGCAATGCAATACGCGGAAAACCTCTCATGCTGCATGATCACCTATCCGTCGACCCACGGCGTGTTCGAAGAGACCGTTCGGGAGATTTGCGACATCACCCACGAGCATGGTGGTCAGGTCTATCTCGACGGTGCCAACATGAATGCCATGGTTGGTCTGTCGCGTCCAGGCGATATCGGCTCCGATGTGTCGCACCTCAACCTGCATAAGACCTTCTGCATTCCGCATGGCGGCGGTGGTCCCGGCATGGGTCCAATCGGCGTCAAGGCGCATCTGGCTTCCTACCTGCCTGGCCATCCGGCCAGTGACGGACGCACCGGTGCGGTTTCGGCAGCACCTTTCGGCTCGCCATCGATCCTGCCGATCTCCTGGAGCTACTGCCTGATGATGGGTGGCGAAGGTCTGACGCAGGCAACCAAGGTCGCGATCCTCAACGCCAACTACATCGCAGCACGGCTGAAGGGCGCTTACGATGTGCTCTACAAGTCCGAAGCCGGACGCGTGGCACATGAGTGCATCATCGACACCCGCCCGCTGAACGAGAGCTGCGGCGTGACGGTGGACGATGTCGCCAAGCGTCTGATCGACTGCGGCTTCCACGCCCCGACCATGAGCTGGCCGGTTGCCGGTACGCTGATGATCGAGCCGACCGAGTCGGAACCAAAAGCCGAACTCGACCGCTTCTGCGATGCCATGCTGGCCATCCGTCAGGAAGCTCGCGATATCGAAGAAGGTCGTTCCGACAAGGCTAACAACCCGCTGAAGAACGCACCACACACCGTGGAAGACCTCGTCGGAAACTGGGATCGCCCCTACTCTCGCGAACAGGCTTGTTATCCGCCCGGTGCCTTCCGCGTGGACAAATACTGGTCGCCGGTCAACCGCGTCGATAACGTCTATGGCGACCGCAACCTCATCTGCACCTGCCCGCCAATGAGCGAATATGCGGAAGCTGCAGAGTAAAATTAAAAAAAGGCCCGGAGCGATCCGGGCCTTTTCATTTATGAGGCAAGTGTTGTGTCTTTAGCGCGTCAGCTGAATATCGGCGGTCGTCACCGTTGGTCCACCGGCACCATCCTTGTCGGTGGTGCGCAAACGCAAGCCGTTGTTGCCGACTTTGGTTATGGTCATGGCAGCGACCTTGTCTCCATTAATGACGCGTTTCCATGTGATGGACAGATTGATGGAATTACCACTGCGGCTGCCTGCCAGTGCAGATGGTATGCCTGATGGACCGACATAGTTTCCACGGTAACGCGTGCCGGAGGCACTCAGATCAGCTGAGATCGCACGGCGAATGACGAGCAGTCCGCGGCATGTGCCATTCATGCGCAGTGATGGACCAGACGAGGTCGAGTCGAACGTGCAGTTCACCTTGATGGGCTTGGAACCGATCTTGGTGGTGACGGTGCCTGACCCCTTCCAGCTTCCTTTCAAGGTGGAAAGAAACTGGCTTTCATCGGCCATTGCCGGTGGCGCCATCAGGGCTGTCGCGAGTGCTATCATGGAAATTAGTTTGCCGGTCATCCGCGTGTTCCTTGTGTGTGCAGACCGAACGCCCGGCTATCCTGATTGTTCCTTTGCACAGATTGTTATGCGCTAAAGCAACCTAAATCTATCACGCGCGTTTCTCGCCAGCTTCACCTAGCCCCTCCCGGATAGCCTTTCATGACAACGCTAACAACGCCCATTGATGCCAGCGGTCAGTCTCTCGGGAAATCCCCAGGGACAGGCCTGTCAGATCGCTCGATTTTTGCACTCGCCGTCCTCAATTTCTTTCTGGCTGACGCGCGTGACGGGCTTGGTCCGTTTCTGGATGCATTTCTGGCCACCAACGGCTGGTCGGCCATGCAGCTCGGCGTTATCGCCACCGTTGGCGGGCTTGTAGGACTTGCCGCGACGCCGCTTTGCGGCGCGTTGGTCGATGGCACCACGTGGAAGCGCACCCTGATTGCAATACCCGTTGTTCTCGTCACGATCGGCGCACTGATTACGCTGCTCTTCACCAACGAGGCCGTGGTCTGGACGGGCCAGATCATGACGGCAGTCGTCGGGGCCGTCGTTGGTCCTGCCCTTGCCGGTTTGACGCTGGGTCTCGTTGGGGAAAAGCTCTTCTCCCAACAAATCTCTCGCAACGAGTTCTGGAACCACGGCGGCAATTTCGTTTCGCTATTTGCCACCTATTTCGCCGTAACCGCCTTCGGCATTTCTGGCGTCATCGGGCTCATGGTCGCAACCGCGATTGGCGCTCTTGCTGCTGTCGTCGCCATCGATCCCAAACGGATCGACCACAAGGTGGCGCGCGGTCTGGGACACGATGAAGGCGAACCGGGACCATCCGGCTTCAAGGTTCTTTTCAAAGAACGGGGCCTGATTTTCCTCTCTATCATTCTGCTGATCTTCCACTTCGGCAATGCTCCTATGGGCAGATTGATTGCCCAGAATTTCGCAATCGAATTGAATACACCCTTCCGTACTACCGCTATCATTACCGGTGTCGCGCAGTTTGCCATGATCTTCGTCGCGGCCCTCGCGCCATGGCTCATCCGCCGCTTCGGTCTGTCGGCGGTGTTCTTGATCGCACTCGCAGCCATCCCCATTCGCGGCGTGCTCGCGGCATCGTTCCACGAGTTCTGGGTGATCTACCCCGTCCAGTTGCTGGATGGTATCGGCGCGGGCCTGCTCGGCATTGCAACGCCGGTTGCTGTCGAAAGAATTCTGAAAGGCACCGGGCGTTTCAATGTCGGCCTTGCCAGCGTGATGACTGTTCAGGGCATCGGCGCGTCTCTCAGCAACGGCGTGGCGGGTTGGCTTACTACCGAAGGCGGCTATGCGCTATCGCATCTGGTTGGCGGCGGTATCGCGGCCATCGCGATCGTGCTGTTTCTCATGTTCCGACACGATATCGCCCCGGCACAGGAAACGGACGGCTGAAAACGAAAAAAGGAGGCCAAACGGCCTCCTTTTTTAATTCGCAAAATTGGGATCAGCCCACAAAGGCCCGTTCGATCACGAACTCGGCCGGTTTGTTGTTTGCACCCTCGTGCAAGCCAGCCTGCTCCAAAAGCGCCTTGGTATCCTTCAGCATTGCGGTAGAGCCGCAGATCATGCCGCGATCCACAGCAGGGTCGAACGCTGGCAAGCCGAGATCGGCAAACATCTTGCCATTTTCGATCAGGTCGGTGATGCGTCCTGTAAAGGCGTAATCCTGGCGCGTGACGGTCGCGTAGTGCTTCAGCTTGTCACCGACCAACTCGCTCAGGAACTCGTGGTTCTTGATCTCTTCGACCAAATCGAAGCCGTATTTCAACTCAGCAACGTCGCGGCAGGTGTGGGTGAGGATGACTTCCTCGAACTTCTCATAGGTTTCCGGGTCGCGAATGAGGCTTGCGAAGGGCGCGATGCCGGTTCCGGTCGAGAACATATAGAGACGCTTGCCGGGCGTGAGCGCATCGAGCACCAGCGTACCTGTCGGCTTCTTGCGCATCAACACGGTATCGCCGGGCTTGATCTGCTGGAGATGCGAGGTCAGCGGACCATCCGGCACCTTGATCGAGAAGAATTCCAGCTCCTCATCCCAGGCGGGGCTGGCGATGGAATAGGCACGGTAGATAGGCTTTTCACCCACCATGAGGCCGATCATGGCGAACTCGCCCGAACGGAAACGGAAGCCGGCGGGACGTGTCATGCGGAAGCGGAACAGGTGATCGGTGTAATGCTCGACCGAAAGCACCGTCTCAGCATAAACGCCGTCAGGGATTTTCACCGCAAATTCTTCCGTCTTGGCTGGAGCGTTCATTCTCTATCCGTCCATCTTCATGGTGTGCGACATTTTCAGATGGGGCAATATACCATCCGGCCCTGCTTTTGAAGGTACAGGAATGTCATTGGTGCTATGCGAGTAGAAATATGTATCTAAAACTCATATTTCCACGCAAGAGTTCATATCGCCGCACGGCGTCGCCAGCTGTAGGACTGTTCACCCGGAGCGGGCTTGGCCGTCGGCTGGTAATAGACATCGATGCCGGGCAAACGGTTTTCCGACAGGCGACGGATCGCCGTTTCGTTCGTCACCGCAAAGCTGGTAAAACCGGTGCGGAGCATCAGAGGCACCTGGTCGATCAGCACATCACCCACTGCCCTTAATTCGCCCTGATAATTCAGACGCGTGCGCAACAGCGATGCATGACTGAAACCACGACCATCGCTAAATGCCGGGAAACTGACCGCGACCAGCCCGATGCGATCGATGAACGGGCGCAACTTTTCGACATCATCCGCCGGTGTCACGAGAACACCAAGGCCGATATCGTTGCTTACCTCGGCGCGCGCGATAAATGCGTCAAGGCCAAGAAAGGCCTGCTGGCCATCCTGCGCCTTCACCTCTTCGGTCTCGATGACCCACGGATCGTTCTCCACGAAACCGCTCTCATTCCAGATTTTTGTCATGATGCGGTTCCTTATGCGGCTGCGGCGGCTGCCGGATAGAGCGCGTCCTTGAAAGGCTGCGCGCCGACACGGCGATAGGCGTCAAGGAAGGTCTCTTCTCTCGACAGACGCAGGCCGAGATAGGTATCAACGATGGTCTCCACCGCGTCGGTCACCTTTTCCGGCTCGAAGCCGCGACCGATGATCTCACCGATGGACGAATTCTCGTCACCCGATCCACCCAACGTGATCTGATAGAGTTCGGCACCCTTCTTTTCCACGCCCAGCAGACCGATATGGCCGACATGATGGTGGCCGCAGGCGTTGATGCAGCCGGAAATCTTAATCTTCAGCTCACCGATTTCGGCCTGACGCTCCGGCGAGCCGAAGCGGTTGGAAATTTCCTGCGACACTGGAATAGAGCGTGCATTGGCAAGCGCGCAATAATCCAGCCCGGGACAGGCAATGATGTCTGTAATCAAACCGGCATTCGCCGTTGCAAGACCAGCACCCAGAAGCGCGCGGTAGACCGGCTCAAGATCGGCAAGGGCCACATGCGGTAGAATGATATTCTGTTCGTGGCTGATGCGGATTTCATCCAGCGCGTATTCTTCAGCGATATCGGCAACGAGATCCATCTGCTCGTCGGATGCGTCACCCGGAATGCCACCAATGGGCTTGAGCGATATCGTCACCATCCCGTAATCCGGGTTGGTGTGCGGCTGAACGTTCTGGTCCACCCAGCGTGCGAAATCTGCGTCGGCCTTTTTCCAGCGTGCGAGGCTTTCCCATCCTTCAGGGCGGGCCTTCAAATCCGGCAGCGCGAAGTAGGAGGTGATGGCAGCGATATCGGCATCCGGCAGTTTCAACTCGCCGTTTTTCAGCTCAGCGAACTCCGCCTCCACCTGACGCGCCAGCTCTTCGGCGCCCGTCTCGTGGACGAGGATTTTGATGCGGGCCTTGTACTTGTTGTCGCGACGGCCATGCAGATTGTAAACGCGCATGATGGCAGTGGTGTAGGACAACAAGTCCTCTTCGGGCAGGAAGTCGTTGATCTTCTTGGCGATCATCGGCGTTCTGCCCTGCCCGCCACCGACATAGACGGCAAAGCCGATTTCGCCCTTGTCGTTTTTCTTAAGGTGCAGGCCGATATCATGCACCTGAATGGCAGCACGATCCTTTTCCGCACCCGTAACAGCAATCTTGAACTTGCGCGGCAGAAAGGAGAATTCCGGGTGGACGGAAGACCATTGGCGCAGAATTTCAGCGTAAGGGCGCGGGTCTGCGACTTCATCGGCGGCAGCGCCAGCAAAATGGTCAGCGGTGACGTTGCGAATGCAGTTGCCAGAGGTTTGCAGCGCGTGCATTTCCACGCTCGCGAGTTCAGCCAGAATATCCGGCGTATCGGCAAGCCGCGGCCAGTTGTATTGAATATTCTGGCGCGTGGTGAAGTGGCCATAACCGCGGTCATATTTGCGGGCAATGTGGGCGAGCATCCGCATCTGTTTTGCGTTCAACGTGCCATAGGGAATGGCCACGCGCAGCATATAGGCATGAAGCTGGAGATAAACGCCGTTCATCAGACGCAACGGCTTGAATGCATCCTCGGCCAGTTCGCCGGAAAGGCGTCTTTCCACCTGATCGCGGAATTGCTCCACGCGACCTTGAACAAATGCGTGGTCGAACTCATCGTAGCGATACATGGTATTCCTCAGACTGCGATAAAGGCTGCGTCCGCCGGCTCAAAGCCTTTGGCGTAATGCATGGTTGGTCCTGCCGCACGAATTCTCTCGCGCAGGCGTGTCGGCCATAGGCGGCCATCCTGTTCGGTAACATCGACGATGTTGACGTCCACCACCTTGTTGGCAGAAAAATCGCGCTTGCCGATCTCTTCCAGTGAGGCCTCGGCATCAGCATGGCGCGCAACAAGAGCAGACTGAAGATTCTCGTTCCACGTGCCGCTTGCATCGAGCCATACGGCGATGCCGTCGTCGAGACGATTGGCTGTCAGAACCTTATCAACCATTTGCATACTCCTGCTTCAGATCGGACGACGTGCCAGCAAGCGACAGTGCTTCCGATCTTTCGAAATTAGCGCCCGCGACTGCATCACCGATGATGACCATAACCGGACCCGCCAGTTCGTCGCGATGCTCTAGCTCCGGCAAATCTTTCAGCGTGCCATGCATCAGGCGGCGATAAGAACGGCTGGCATTTTCGATGACCGCGACGGTGGTATTGGCATCGAGACCGGCCTTCATCAGACGCGTGGCAACGGACGCAGCCACGGAACGGCCCATGTAGACGGCGATCGTTGCACCTGAAACCGCGAGACGCGCCCAGTCCGGCAGGATGTCGCCAGCCAGATCATGACCCGTCGTAAAGATCAGCGAAGAGGCGACACCACGCAGTGTCAGCGGCAGTTCGAAATCGGCGGCGGCTGCAAAGGCGGAGGTGATGCCTGGCACGATTTCGTAAGCAATGCCCGCTTCCCGCAACGCCGCCATCTCTTCGGCGGCACGACCGTAAATCAAGGGATCGCCGGATTTGAGGCGCACGACCCGTTTGCCGTCTTCTCCCAGCGAGACCAGCAGCTTGTTGATGTCGGACTGGGACTTGGAGTGACAGCCTTTGCGCTTGCCGACGGAGAGACGCTCAGCATCCCTGCGGCCCATGTTGACGATTTCCTGCGGCACGAGCGCATCGTAAACAATGACATCCGCCTGCATCAGCACGCGCTGTGCGCGCAATGTCAGCAAATCCTCGGCACCAGGACCGGCACCCACCAACCAAACATAGCCTTCTGGACGCTCAGGCGAGGCAAGCAATTGCTCTGCGGCGCGGTGCGCACTGTCGATATCTGCCAGCGCAACAGCATCGGCAACACCACCGGAGAAGAAGCGACGCCAGAAGTTACGACGCAGGGCGCCTTTCGGCACATTCTTTTCCGCAGCATCGCGATACTCGACCGCCAGACGCGCCAAACGACCGAGCGAAGGCGACAGCATCTGGTCGATGCGCGCGCGGATCATCTGCCCGAGGACCGGCCCTGCCCCTTCGGTGCAGATCGCGACCGCGACGGGAGCGCGAGACACGAGGCCGGGTGTATAGAAATCGCAATAGCCAGGCTGATCGACCGCGTTGGCAGGAATGGACTTGGCACGCGCAACGTCTACAATTTGACGATCAAGCGCCTCCTCACCGGTGGCCGCGAAGACGAGAACCATGCCATCGACCAGCTCTGGCGAAAATGGAAGCAGATGATGTGTCACCTGCCCGCTCGCCAACAACGCCGCATAGTCACCCTGCGGCGCGTCCGCGAAGGCTTGAATATCGGCACTGGTGTTGAGAAGAAGTCGGACTTTTGCGAAGGCCTCATCGCCATTTCCAAAAACCGCAACGGGCCGCTTGTCCACTTTGAAAAAAGCAGGAAAAGTCGTAAGCCGATGGTCAGCCTTATCTGAAGCGGTTTTAAGCATGCTCATAATATGTCCGATCCGTCGCCGAGATTGAAGGTACAGAAATTCGCTTGCTATATTGCCGTAGATTTTTATTTCTCGGCAAGCGCTGTTTTGGAGGAAAAGCAACCACGGCGACGAAAACGGCACGCTGTTGTAATTCCACACATTTTCTACCAATTATGTACATTTTTTCGGCAAATCCCGAGCGACAATGTCCAATGATTAGGCAGCACCAGAAATAGGAAAATACCTTGACGGAACTTACACTCGCATCCCGCCTGCTCGATGTCATCGAGAAGGATATTCTACTGCTTACGACTCAAGGTGTGTCGCTGGGCAACAAGGTCTTCGGCGCGGCCATCCTGCGCAAGTCGGACCTTTCCCTCGTCATTGCGGAAACAAACAACGAGCTGGAAAATCCGCTTTGGCACGGTGAGGTTCACACGCTGAAACGTTTCTACGAATTGGGCGAGAAGCCTGACACGAAGGATTTGATCTTTCTCTCGACCCATGAACCCTGCACCATGTGCATGTCGGCGATCACCTGGGCGGGATTCGACAATTTCTATTCCTTCTTCAGTCACGAAGATTCGCGTGACGCTTTTGCCATTCCGCACGATCTGAAAATACTGAAAGAGGTTTTTGGACTGGAGCCAGGTGGTTACAGGCGCAGCAACGCGTTCTGGAACTCCTACTTCATTTCCGATCTCGTTGAGAATCTGGACGATCCGCTCAAGTCCAAGCTCAAGGAACAGACGGCGCGCATCAAAGCCGCCTATAACGACCTGTCGGTCAACTACCAGTCGTCCAAGGGCGACAACAACATTCCCCTGAACTGATCGCAGCAGAAAGCAGCAGCATATGGAAGCCTCGAAGGA from the Agrobacterium vaccinii genome contains:
- the gcvP gene encoding aminomethyl-transferring glycine dehydrogenase → MTTPTEFHFTDYQPYDFANRRHIGPSPSEMTDMLKVIGYNSLDALIDATVPSSIRQKAPLAWGAALTEREALDRLRETANKNKVLTSLIGQGYYGTITPPVIQRNILENPAWYTAYTPYQPEISQGRLEALLNFQTMISDLTGLDVANASLLDEATAAAEAMAMCQRVAKSKATAFFVDANCHPQTIALIETRAAPLGWNVIVGNPFTDLDPVDVFGALFQYPGTHGHVNDFTGLISRLHQTGAIAAVATDLLALTLLKSPGEMSADIAIGSSQRFGVPVGYGGPHAAFMAVKDAIKRSMPGRLVGVSVDARGNRAYRLSLQTREQHIRREKATSNICTAQVLLAVMASMYGVFHGPQGIKAIAQQTHQKAVLMAKGLEKLGFVIEPETFFDTITVDVGHMQALILRAAVAEGVNLRKVGSTKIGMSLDERTRPATLESVWRAFGGNFSISDFEPDYRLPKNLLRTTQYMTHPIFHMNRAESEMTRYIRRLSDRDLALDRSMIPLGSCTMKLNATAEMLPITWPEFSDIHPFVPADQALGYKEMIDDLSTKLCQVTGYDAFSMQPNSGAQGEYAGLLTIRNYHLARGDAHRDVCLIPTSAHGTNPASAQMVGMRVVPVKVRENGDIDIEDFRAKAMQYAENLSCCMITYPSTHGVFEETVREICDITHEHGGQVYLDGANMNAMVGLSRPGDIGSDVSHLNLHKTFCIPHGGGGPGMGPIGVKAHLASYLPGHPASDGRTGAVSAAPFGSPSILPISWSYCLMMGGEGLTQATKVAILNANYIAARLKGAYDVLYKSEAGRVAHECIIDTRPLNESCGVTVDDVAKRLIDCGFHAPTMSWPVAGTLMIEPTESEPKAELDRFCDAMLAIRQEARDIEEGRSDKANNPLKNAPHTVEDLVGNWDRPYSREQACYPPGAFRVDKYWSPVNRVDNVYGDRNLICTCPPMSEYAEAAE
- a CDS encoding DUF934 domain-containing protein, with protein sequence MTKIWNESGFVENDPWVIETEEVKAQDGQQAFLGLDAFIARAEVSNDIGLGVLVTPADDVEKLRPFIDRIGLVAVSFPAFSDGRGFSHASLLRTRLNYQGELRAVGDVLIDQVPLMLRTGFTSFAVTNETAIRRLSENRLPGIDVYYQPTAKPAPGEQSYSWRRRAAI
- a CDS encoding nitrite/sulfite reductase; this translates as MYRYDEFDHAFVQGRVEQFRDQVERRLSGELAEDAFKPLRLMNGVYLQLHAYMLRVAIPYGTLNAKQMRMLAHIARKYDRGYGHFTTRQNIQYNWPRLADTPDILAELASVEMHALQTSGNCIRNVTADHFAGAAADEVADPRPYAEILRQWSSVHPEFSFLPRKFKIAVTGAEKDRAAIQVHDIGLHLKKNDKGEIGFAVYVGGGQGRTPMIAKKINDFLPEEDLLSYTTAIMRVYNLHGRRDNKYKARIKILVHETGAEELARQVEAEFAELKNGELKLPDADIAAITSYFALPDLKARPEGWESLARWKKADADFARWVDQNVQPHTNPDYGMVTISLKPIGGIPGDASDEQMDLVADIAEEYALDEIRISHEQNIILPHVALADLEPVYRALLGAGLATANAGLITDIIACPGLDYCALANARSIPVSQEISNRFGSPERQAEIGELKIKISGCINACGHHHVGHIGLLGVEKKGAELYQITLGGSGDENSSIGEIIGRGFEPEKVTDAVETIVDTYLGLRLSREETFLDAYRRVGAQPFKDALYPAAAAAA
- a CDS encoding ferredoxin--NADP reductase, giving the protein MNAPAKTEEFAVKIPDGVYAETVLSVEHYTDHLFRFRMTRPAGFRFRSGEFAMIGLMVGEKPIYRAYSIASPAWDEELEFFSIKVPDGPLTSHLQQIKPGDTVLMRKKPTGTLVLDALTPGKRLYMFSTGTGIAPFASLIRDPETYEKFEEVILTHTCRDVAELKYGFDLVEEIKNHEFLSELVGDKLKHYATVTRQDYAFTGRITDLIENGKMFADLGLPAFDPAVDRGMICGSTAMLKDTKALLEQAGLHEGANNKPAEFVIERAFVG
- a CDS encoding DUF2849 domain-containing protein; translation: MVDKVLTANRLDDGIAVWLDASGTWNENLQSALVARHADAEASLEEIGKRDFSANKVVDVNIVDVTEQDGRLWPTRLRERIRAAGPTMHYAKGFEPADAAFIAV
- a CDS encoding MFS transporter; the protein is MTTLTTPIDASGQSLGKSPGTGLSDRSIFALAVLNFFLADARDGLGPFLDAFLATNGWSAMQLGVIATVGGLVGLAATPLCGALVDGTTWKRTLIAIPVVLVTIGALITLLFTNEAVVWTGQIMTAVVGAVVGPALAGLTLGLVGEKLFSQQISRNEFWNHGGNFVSLFATYFAVTAFGISGVIGLMVATAIGALAAVVAIDPKRIDHKVARGLGHDEGEPGPSGFKVLFKERGLIFLSIILLIFHFGNAPMGRLIAQNFAIELNTPFRTTAIITGVAQFAMIFVAALAPWLIRRFGLSAVFLIALAAIPIRGVLAASFHEFWVIYPVQLLDGIGAGLLGIATPVAVERILKGTGRFNVGLASVMTVQGIGASLSNGVAGWLTTEGGYALSHLVGGGIAAIAIVLFLMFRHDIAPAQETDG
- a CDS encoding deaminase — translated: MTELTLASRLLDVIEKDILLLTTQGVSLGNKVFGAAILRKSDLSLVIAETNNELENPLWHGEVHTLKRFYELGEKPDTKDLIFLSTHEPCTMCMSAITWAGFDNFYSFFSHEDSRDAFAIPHDLKILKEVFGLEPGGYRRSNAFWNSYFISDLVENLDDPLKSKLKEQTARIKAAYNDLSVNYQSSKGDNNIPLN
- the cysG gene encoding siroheme synthase CysG, with product MLKTASDKADHRLTTFPAFFKVDKRPVAVFGNGDEAFAKVRLLLNTSADIQAFADAPQGDYAALLASGQVTHHLLPFSPELVDGMVLVFAATGEEALDRQIVDVARAKSIPANAVDQPGYCDFYTPGLVSRAPVAVAICTEGAGPVLGQMIRARIDQMLSPSLGRLARLAVEYRDAAEKNVPKGALRRNFWRRFFSGGVADAVALADIDSAHRAAEQLLASPERPEGYVWLVGAGPGAEDLLTLRAQRVLMQADVIVYDALVPQEIVNMGRRDAERLSVGKRKGCHSKSQSDINKLLVSLGEDGKRVVRLKSGDPLIYGRAAEEMAALREAGIAYEIVPGITSAFAAAADFELPLTLRGVASSLIFTTGHDLAGDILPDWARLAVSGATIAVYMGRSVAASVATRLMKAGLDANTTVAVIENASRSYRRLMHGTLKDLPELEHRDELAGPVMVIIGDAVAGANFERSEALSLAGTSSDLKQEYANG